A stretch of Deltaproteobacteria bacterium DNA encodes these proteins:
- the flgM gene encoding flagellar biosynthesis anti-sigma factor FlgM: protein MERVKPRRDGMKIGGRKPGVGSSSYVGSVSKKGAEPPAAPKQAARGDSVDISRRAKDVRNIKTMLEGVPDIRIEKVRAIKTEVQSGTYKVDAGKVAEKMIGRAIKDSILDKS, encoded by the coding sequence ATGGAGCGAGTAAAACCGAGGAGGGACGGTATGAAGATTGGGGGTCGTAAACCCGGAGTAGGTTCGAGCAGTTATGTAGGCAGCGTAAGCAAGAAGGGCGCCGAGCCGCCGGCCGCCCCGAAGCAGGCGGCCCGGGGCGACAGCGTCGACATTTCCCGGAGAGCCAAGGACGTGCGCAACATAAAGACCATGCTCGAAGGGGTGCCCGACATACGGATAGAGAAGGTGAGGGCCATAAAGACCGAGGTCCAGAGCGGCACCTACAAGGTGGACGCCGGCAAGGTGGCCGAGAAGATGATAGGCAGGGCCATAAAGGACTCGATCCTCGACAAGAGTTGA